The genome window AAAGCCAATGGGATTGCCGTCATCCCCGGGGCGTGTCCGAATCAATTCTTGCAACCGGATTTTGGTCACAAGATGATGCGCGGATTGTGGCGCATGTTCGGGTATATGAAAATCGATTGAGAGCCAAACGCAAATCGGGATGACATTGACCTGTCATCCCGATTTTTTTATTGCCGCCCCCTCAACGTCACGGAGCCCAAAAGACCAATATCAAGGGAATCGCCACCAGCAAAACGATCATTTCCAGAAGCAGCCCCATGCGCCAGTAATCACCGAATTTATAGCCGCCGGGTCCCATCACCAGCGTATTGGACTGGTGCCCGATCGGCGTGAGGAAGGCGCATGACGCGCCGATGGTGATCGCCATCAGGAACGGGTCGATGGAGGCGTCCAACCCCTGCGCCGTGCGGATGGCGATGGGAGCCATCAACACGACCGCCGCGGCGTTGTTGACCAAATCCGAGAGGAACATGGTGGCAACCAGCAACACGACTAGCGCGAAGGCGGGCGGGAATTGGCTGGAGATGCGCAAAATGCCGTCCGCGATGAGTTGGGCGCCGCCCGTTGTTTCAAGCGCAGCGCCAACGGGGATCATCGCGCCAAGCAGGATGATGATGGGCCAGTCCACGCTTTCGTATGCTTCGCGCAGGTTGACGATGCGCGTCACGACCATGAGCAGGACAGCGGCAGTAAAAGCGACCTGCACGGGGATGAGTCCGGCGGCGGAGGCTATCAATGCGGCGGCGAAAATTCCGAGGGCGAGGAACATCTGTCCCTTTGGGGTGGCGAGGCGCAGGTCCCGTTGGGCGAGCGGCAGGCATCCGAGTCGTTCCACCACTTCCTTGATCGTCTCCACATGGCTTTGCAGAAGCAGGACGTCGCCGTTCTGAAAGCGGACGCTGTCCAGTCGCTGGCGCATGAGTTTGCCCTGGCGCGAAATCGCCAGCAGGTTGACACCGTAACTGCCGCGCAGGTTGAGCGTGCGGGGCGTGCCGCCGATCATGATCGAGTTCGGCATGATCACCGCTTCGATCAGGGTGACATCGTCGGAATCCAAATCCGCCTGTTGGATCTTCTTGTCGGCGACGAGGTCAAGCCCCGTGGTTTGAACCAGTTTTTTGATGTTCTCCGCCTCGGCGCTGACGATGAGGATGTCGTTCTCCAACAGCTTTGTGTGCGCCGACGGTTCCATGCGGCGTTCACTTCCACGGATCAAACCGATGACCAGCGCCTGCGTTTTGGAAAATTCGGTCACTTCATACAAACGTTTTCCGCTTAATGGCGATTTTTCGGGGATGCGTACTTCAGTGATGTAGTTTTCGACATCGAAGAGACCATCGTTGGATGACTTGCTCTTGCGGACGGGAATCAGCCGCCAGCCGAAGAAGGTGATGAAGAGAATCCCCGCCACCGCCACGCCGACACCAACGGGGGAAAAATCGAACATGCCAAACGGCGGCGCGCCCGTACTTTCACGGAAGGAGGAGGCAATGATGTTGGGCGGCGTGCCGATCAACGTGGTCATGCCGCCGAGCAGGGAGGCGAACGCCAATGGCATGAGCAGGTACGAAGCGGGAATCTTTCTGCTGCGCGCGATCTGAAGCACAACGGGAAGCATTAACGCCAGCGCGCCGACGTTGTTCATGAACGCGGAGAGCAGTGCGACGAAACTGGTCAGCGCGGCGAGCTGGATGACGACCCCGCCCTTGAGTTGGGCGAGCCAGTCGCCGATGATGCCGACGATGCCCGAGTTTTGCAGTCCGCGGCTGAGGACGAGCACCGCCGCCACCGTGATGATGGCAGGGTTGCTGAACCCGATAAACGCCTGCCCGACGGGAATCAACCCCGTCAATGTGACGATGAGCAGCGCCAGCAGGGCGACCATATCATAGCGCCAGCGCCCGGTGATGAACAGGACAAGCGTTAATAGAAGTGTTCCGAAGATGGTCCATTGATCAAGTGTCATGGCGCAATCTTATCAGGAATACTCCTCTTTCATCAATCGTTCAAATCCCCGCTTCGTGAGTTGACTTAACTCTTCGAACAATGGTCTTTCGATCTTCTTAAAATTGAAGCAGGATTTTCCCTGCATGTGTTTCTTGAGTTCGGGAGAGATGGTTTTCAGCAGGTCTGGATACATGTAAACAGGCATCAGATAGAAAGAAACATAGTTCTTCTTGATCTGCGCCGAGCCGAAGAAGATCTCCTTCTGCCATTTTTCGCTGTAGGCGGCGTCGAGATAGAAGGTATCGCCTGAATCGGTTTTGACGGTCAGTTTTTCGGCGTAAGGCTTGAGAATGTCTTTGAGGGATTCAAAGACGAGGAGGAATTCGGTTTGGGCGGGCATGGGTGCTCCTAAAAATTTTATCCGCCCTGACGTAAACGTCTGGGCGGCTTCGTAACAATAGCACGGGGGGTTCATCCCCGTGCAGGAATTATGGCGATACAACGATCTGCATAAAGATCAGATCTCCGAACACATTTCCATCGGGATCAAGCGCCTGCCACGCAGATTCATACGTCCCCGTTTCAGCGGGGGCGGTGAACACTATGCGGATGGTGGCTTGCGTCCCTGCGCGGGCGGGGAAGAGCGGCTGTTCCTCGGCTGCGCCGAGTGGGCTGCCGCCCACCCATTTAAGGCGATAGGATGCATCCCAGTTGCAGGTTCCGCTGTTTTGCACCAGCCATTGCTTGTCAATGGATGCACCCGCGAAAAAGGATGAGCCGTCCTGAATGGTAATGTCATCCACAAAAGAAAGGCCGTTCGTGCAG of Anaerolineales bacterium contains these proteins:
- a CDS encoding NBR1-Ig-like domain-containing protein, which encodes MKTTRFFLIPIPSIKLRAGLLLLPILFYTAACAPRSTPAPFRPPTQPPPTQPPATTTPVPALFTAAPAPSLIPTPTTGPCTNGLSFVDDITIQDGSSFFAGASIDKQWLVQNSGTCNWDASYRLKWVGGSPLGAAEEQPLFPARAGTQATIRIVFTAPAETGTYESAWQALDPDGNVFGDLIFMQIVVSP
- a CDS encoding SLC13 family permease, producing the protein MTLDQWTIFGTLLLTLVLFITGRWRYDMVALLALLIVTLTGLIPVGQAFIGFSNPAIITVAAVLVLSRGLQNSGIVGIIGDWLAQLKGGVVIQLAALTSFVALLSAFMNNVGALALMLPVVLQIARSRKIPASYLLMPLAFASLLGGMTTLIGTPPNIIASSFRESTGAPPFGMFDFSPVGVGVAVAGILFITFFGWRLIPVRKSKSSNDGLFDVENYITEVRIPEKSPLSGKRLYEVTEFSKTQALVIGLIRGSERRMEPSAHTKLLENDILIVSAEAENIKKLVQTTGLDLVADKKIQQADLDSDDVTLIEAVIMPNSIMIGGTPRTLNLRGSYGVNLLAISRQGKLMRQRLDSVRFQNGDVLLLQSHVETIKEVVERLGCLPLAQRDLRLATPKGQMFLALGIFAAALIASAAGLIPVQVAFTAAVLLMVVTRIVNLREAYESVDWPIIILLGAMIPVGAALETTGGAQLIADGILRISSQFPPAFALVVLLVATMFLSDLVNNAAAVVLMAPIAIRTAQGLDASIDPFLMAITIGASCAFLTPIGHQSNTLVMGPGGYKFGDYWRMGLLLEMIVLLVAIPLILVFWAP